A window from Argopecten irradians isolate NY chromosome 3, Ai_NY, whole genome shotgun sequence encodes these proteins:
- the LOC138319918 gene encoding uncharacterized protein — translation MPSTPPAARVMEVEGVDTSTIEDFPLSGLKVVGAVQIGLGGICIALGLVDILMYVFEDQEKLFATQATPLSAGEQEARSTLMSLTISSAPIWCGLWFCVAGAMAACMSQRNKATLNYFKLTFLVLSIMNAGIFGPVCMTVTTIVSVMRHTMEAETYRWLIPILTAFFSFNEIAFAILSASICCCCSPLRTNRVKVLLATQREDSKLFTVTNKFTEPEPEPIRKPHNVNKKADRWPKKENKPIQEEPMVMEEDPYFPNDNVTNHKDRPTTKDSVASYVRLKRLALPSSEPLATF, via the exons ATGCCTAGTACGCCGCCTGCTGCACGTGTCATGGAGGTGGAAGGTGTTGACACAAGTACAATTGAGGATTTCCCACTTTCGGGATTAAAAGTTGTTGGCGCTGTTCAAATTGGGCTAGGAGGAATATGCATTGCTCTTGGATTGGTGGATATCCTAATGTACGTGTTTGAAGACCAAGAAAAATTGTTTGCCACGCAAGCCACGCCTCTCTCAGCTGGTGAACAGGAGGCCCGGTCTACTCTGATGTCTCTGACCATCTCCTCCGCTCCCATCTGGTGTGGATTATGG TTCTGTGTTGCTGGAGCTATGGCGGCCTGTATGTCACAGAGGAATAAAGCAACGCTCAACTATTTT AAACTTACGTTCCTGGTGCTGAGTATTATGAATGCTGGTATTTTTGGTCCTGTGTGCATGACTGTCACAACTATAGTTTCTGTTATG AGACACACAATGGAGGCCGAGACGTATCGATGGCTGATCCCAATCCTGACAGCTTTCTTCTCCTTCAACGAGATCGCATTCGCTATATTGTCAGCTTCTATCTGCTGTTGTTGTTCCCCATTGAGAACAAATCGA GTGAAAGTCCTTTTGGCTACACAAAGAGAAGATAGTAAATTGTTTACCGTTACCAACAAGTTTACTGAACCGGAACCGGAGCCGATCAGGAAGCCTCATAATGTCAACAAAAAAGCGGATCGGTGGCcgaaaaaagaaaataagcCGATACAGGAGGAGCCCATGGTTATGGAGGAAGATCCGTATTTCCCCAATGACAATGTAACAAACCACAAAGATAGACCAACAACAAAGGATTCAGTGGCAAGCTACGTCAGGCTGAAGCGTCTAGCACTCCCATCCTCGGAGCCACTGGCTACattctaa